A genomic segment from Segniliparus rotundus DSM 44985 encodes:
- a CDS encoding GNAT family N-acetyltransferase — protein sequence MGSSAVLIAPAPVGSIPSGLPRYSLKLSTEAEEIEAVQRLRADVFASEPGFAGAADSFMDGKDADAYDEHCEHLLVWEENAQEVVGCYRLLPPPAAIAIGGLYTAGEFELSSLDPLRPQMVEVGRACVRAEHRCGSVLALMWAGILAYLDRTGYQYLVGCVSVPIQEDPADVPGSHVRGIRDEVLVKNASPYPVFPYRPVVLDGLGLDDIPAPAKVKSPPLIRGYQRIGAKFCGEPALDPVFGVADFAVLLALNDANRRYLDRLRSAAQAAESRQR from the coding sequence ATGGGCAGTTCAGCAGTCCTTATCGCACCCGCACCGGTCGGCAGCATCCCTTCGGGACTGCCTCGCTACAGTCTCAAACTCTCCACCGAAGCAGAAGAAATCGAAGCCGTCCAGCGGCTGCGCGCTGATGTCTTCGCCAGCGAGCCCGGATTCGCCGGGGCGGCGGACTCCTTCATGGACGGGAAGGACGCGGACGCTTACGACGAGCACTGCGAGCACTTGCTCGTCTGGGAGGAAAACGCCCAGGAAGTGGTTGGCTGCTACCGGCTGCTGCCGCCGCCCGCCGCGATCGCCATCGGCGGCCTGTACACCGCGGGCGAGTTCGAGCTCTCCAGCCTCGACCCGCTGCGACCGCAGATGGTGGAGGTCGGCAGGGCGTGCGTGCGCGCCGAGCACCGCTGCGGCTCCGTCTTGGCGCTCATGTGGGCGGGCATCCTCGCCTATTTGGACCGGACCGGCTACCAATACCTGGTCGGCTGCGTCTCGGTGCCCATTCAAGAAGACCCGGCCGATGTGCCCGGCTCGCATGTGCGGGGCATTCGCGACGAGGTGCTCGTCAAGAACGCCTCGCCCTACCCGGTCTTCCCGTACCGGCCGGTGGTGCTCGACGGCCTCGGGCTTGACGACATCCCCGCGCCCGCGAAGGTGAAGTCGCCCCCGCTGATCCGGGGCTATCAGCGGATCGGGGCGAAGTTTTGCGGGGAACCCGCGCTCGACCCGGTCTTCGGGGTCGCCGATTTCGCTGTTCTGCTCGCGCTCAACGACGCCAACCGCCGCTACCTGGACCGGTTGCGCTCGGCGGCGCAGGCCGCGGAGTCGAGGCAGCGTTGA
- the recN gene encoding DNA repair protein RecN: protein MLSELRIEGLGAIAAAQVPLSGGFTVLTGETGVGKTMLAVGLRLVGGGRGDAARVRGGAERAVVEGRFVLPSPEVLDDELRDFLDSAGVDLHDEDVLVLRTLGKDGRSKAFIGARAVPLGVLASFAEPLLNVHGQHDQLRLLKAGEQLGALDRFAGEEIAAPLAAWRTAYARFGQLTAELAELRSDEQGRAAEADRLAEGVRRIAEADPKPGEDEALAAEIRRLSDLDDLRERAQSAHVLLTGEDPERADSGAVGAASSLGHVGSLLAGADDDRLRELANRAEEAGTLVAELALDLGAYLGDLPSDSSALEAKLERQAQLKSLIRAYAADVDGVLRWAAEAQERLERIGGGAEAVAKVQAELDAAKAELDRLAGKLTAVRRKAAQGLQNAVNQELSGLSMGGSSLVVGVRAASKYGPNGGDDIGFALKTAGSAEPIPLAKGASGGELSRIMLALELVLAQGREQVTMVFDEVDSGVGGRAAVGIGQRLARLGQHCQVLAVTHLPQVAAYADAHVRIEAAEGNAGSAARTDAAASQVRSLTREERVVELARMLAGMAETETGRAHAEELLATAEADKKRGTARSAS, encoded by the coding sequence ATGCTCAGTGAGCTGCGGATCGAGGGCCTCGGCGCGATCGCCGCCGCGCAGGTGCCGCTGTCGGGCGGGTTCACCGTGCTCACCGGCGAGACCGGCGTCGGGAAGACGATGCTCGCGGTGGGGCTGCGCTTGGTCGGCGGCGGCCGGGGCGACGCGGCCAGGGTGCGCGGCGGCGCGGAACGGGCGGTGGTCGAGGGGCGTTTCGTGCTGCCTTCGCCAGAGGTGCTGGACGACGAGTTGCGCGACTTTCTCGACAGCGCCGGGGTGGATCTGCACGACGAGGATGTGCTCGTGTTGCGCACACTCGGCAAGGACGGGCGCTCGAAAGCTTTCATCGGCGCCCGCGCGGTCCCGCTGGGCGTGCTTGCCTCGTTCGCGGAGCCCCTGCTGAACGTGCATGGCCAGCACGACCAGCTGCGACTGCTGAAAGCAGGGGAGCAACTGGGTGCCCTCGACCGGTTCGCGGGGGAGGAAATCGCCGCGCCGCTTGCGGCATGGCGCACGGCGTACGCGCGATTCGGCCAGCTCACAGCAGAACTCGCGGAACTGCGTTCGGACGAGCAAGGCCGGGCGGCCGAGGCGGACCGGCTCGCCGAAGGCGTCCGACGAATCGCCGAGGCAGATCCCAAGCCGGGGGAGGACGAAGCGCTCGCGGCGGAGATCCGTCGGCTTTCCGACCTTGACGATCTGCGCGAGCGCGCCCAATCTGCGCATGTGCTGCTCACGGGCGAAGACCCGGAGCGGGCGGACAGCGGCGCGGTCGGCGCGGCGAGTTCCCTCGGCCATGTCGGCTCCCTGCTCGCCGGGGCCGACGACGACCGGCTTCGCGAACTCGCCAACCGGGCGGAGGAAGCAGGCACATTGGTCGCGGAGCTGGCGCTCGACCTCGGCGCCTACCTCGGCGATTTGCCTTCGGACAGCTCCGCGCTCGAAGCAAAACTCGAACGCCAGGCGCAGTTGAAATCTCTTATCCGCGCCTACGCCGCCGATGTCGACGGAGTGTTGCGCTGGGCGGCTGAGGCGCAGGAGCGTCTTGAGCGGATCGGCGGCGGCGCCGAGGCCGTGGCAAAGGTCCAAGCGGAGCTCGACGCGGCAAAAGCCGAGCTGGACCGATTGGCCGGCAAGCTCACCGCAGTGCGGCGCAAAGCCGCTCAGGGGTTGCAAAATGCGGTGAACCAGGAGCTTTCCGGGCTGTCCATGGGCGGATCGAGCCTGGTGGTCGGTGTGCGGGCGGCTTCGAAATATGGGCCGAACGGCGGGGACGACATCGGCTTCGCGCTCAAGACGGCGGGTTCCGCCGAGCCGATCCCCCTCGCGAAAGGGGCTTCCGGCGGCGAGCTGTCGCGCATCATGCTGGCTTTGGAGCTTGTGCTCGCACAGGGCAGGGAACAGGTGACGATGGTCTTCGACGAGGTGGACAGCGGCGTCGGCGGCCGGGCCGCTGTGGGCATCGGGCAACGCCTCGCCCGGCTCGGCCAGCATTGCCAAGTGCTGGCGGTGACCCACCTGCCGCAAGTGGCGGCGTACGCCGACGCGCATGTGCGGATCGAGGCGGCAGAGGGCAATGCTGGCTCCGCCGCGCGCACGGACGCGGCGGCGAGCCAGGTGCGCTCGTTGACCAGGGAGGAGCGCGTCGTGGAGCTGGCTCGAATGCTCGCGGGCATGGCCGAGACCGAGACTGGCCGCGCGCATGCCGAGGAATTGCTCGCCACAGCGGAGGCGGACAAAAAACGGGGCACGGCACGCAGCGCTTCGTGA
- the mnmA gene encoding tRNA 2-thiouridine(34) synthase MnmA: MKVLAAMSGGVDSAVAAARAVEAGHDVTGVHLALSRNPDNTRGGSRGCCSVEDSRDARRAADMLGIPFYVWDFSEAFEREVIDQFVATYAEGRTPNPCVTCNEKIKFAALLDRAVALGFDKVATGHYARLDGTTLRRAVDADKDQSYVLAVLTAQQLSRAMFPVGDTPKPRIREEAERRGLAVAHKPDSHDICFIPSGDTKAFLGARIAVRSGAAARPGEFRDHRTGAVLGHHDGAIGFTVGQRRGLRLGNPTGDGVPRYVTAVEPETGVVRVGTMEDLRVFSISVRTAVWSGGAAPAAAFPCVVQIRAHGGFAPARVRAAGAGFEVELDEPLEAVASGQTVVLYDPDPVLGDRVIGSGVIGAPSEFLAQGGSGQ; encoded by the coding sequence ATGAAGGTTCTCGCAGCGATGAGCGGCGGAGTGGACTCCGCTGTGGCTGCCGCGCGCGCCGTTGAGGCCGGGCACGACGTCACCGGTGTGCATTTGGCGCTCTCCCGCAACCCGGACAACACCCGGGGCGGCAGCCGGGGCTGCTGCTCGGTCGAGGACTCCAGGGACGCGCGCAGGGCCGCCGACATGCTCGGCATCCCATTTTACGTCTGGGATTTCTCCGAGGCGTTCGAGCGTGAGGTCATTGACCAGTTCGTCGCCACCTACGCCGAGGGCCGCACTCCGAACCCGTGCGTCACCTGCAACGAGAAGATCAAGTTCGCCGCTCTTTTGGACCGGGCGGTCGCGCTCGGCTTCGACAAAGTGGCCACCGGGCATTACGCGCGGCTGGACGGCACGACGCTGCGCAGGGCCGTGGACGCGGACAAGGACCAGTCCTATGTGCTTGCCGTGCTCACCGCGCAGCAGCTGTCCCGCGCGATGTTCCCCGTCGGGGACACCCCGAAGCCGCGCATTCGCGAGGAGGCAGAGCGGCGCGGGCTTGCTGTGGCGCACAAACCCGACAGCCATGACATTTGTTTCATCCCCTCTGGAGACACGAAGGCGTTTTTGGGCGCCAGGATTGCCGTGCGCTCGGGGGCCGCGGCGAGGCCGGGGGAGTTCCGCGACCATCGGACCGGCGCGGTGCTCGGCCACCATGACGGCGCGATCGGTTTCACTGTCGGGCAGCGCCGAGGCTTGCGGCTCGGGAACCCGACGGGGGACGGGGTGCCGCGTTACGTCACGGCGGTGGAGCCGGAGACCGGCGTGGTCCGGGTCGGGACGATGGAAGATTTGCGGGTGTTCTCGATTTCTGTGCGCACTGCGGTTTGGAGCGGGGGAGCCGCTCCGGCCGCAGCATTCCCGTGCGTTGTGCAGATCCGCGCGCACGGAGGTTTCGCTCCTGCTCGGGTCCGCGCCGCCGGTGCAGGTTTCGAGGTCGAACTCGACGAGCCATTGGAAGCAGTCGCGTCAGGCCAGACCGTTGTGCTCTATGACCCCGACCCCGTGCTCGGCGACCGGGTGATCGGGTCTGGCGTCATCGGGGCCCCTTCGGAATTTTTGGCTCAGGGAGGTTCGGGCCAATGA
- a CDS encoding NAD kinase — MREILIVANLGPKQLPEVVPAVARVFKEAGVRVRVLAPDIARQGKPLAPSIAPKLFLEELFKHGEAQVVDPENAANGCELVLVLGGDGTFLRAAEVARPAEVPVLGINLGHVGFLAEAEAEQIEQTLQQVVARAYSIEHRMTIDVTVYEDGRVVDTGWALNEVSVQNVSRLGVLELVVEVDGRPVCAFMADGMLISTPTGSTAYAYSAGGPIVWPDLEALLLVPSNAHALFTRPMVTSPKACIAVEPTDGGRDGVVVCDGRREIFLPPKGRVELRRGSTPVHWARIDTVPFADRLVRKFELPVTGWRGRGGKHAQ; from the coding sequence ATGCGTGAAATTCTCATAGTCGCGAACTTGGGGCCCAAGCAACTGCCGGAGGTGGTGCCCGCAGTGGCGAGGGTCTTCAAAGAGGCAGGCGTCCGCGTCCGGGTTCTCGCGCCAGACATCGCCAGGCAGGGCAAACCGCTCGCTCCGTCCATCGCGCCGAAACTTTTCCTTGAAGAGCTGTTCAAACACGGCGAAGCCCAAGTGGTCGACCCGGAGAACGCGGCGAACGGTTGCGAGCTGGTGCTCGTGCTCGGCGGGGACGGCACCTTCTTGCGCGCCGCGGAAGTCGCCCGGCCCGCTGAAGTGCCCGTGCTCGGCATCAACTTGGGCCATGTGGGCTTCCTCGCCGAAGCAGAGGCCGAGCAAATCGAGCAGACCTTGCAGCAAGTGGTCGCCCGCGCCTACTCGATCGAACACCGCATGACCATCGACGTGACGGTGTACGAGGACGGCCGTGTTGTGGACACCGGCTGGGCATTGAACGAGGTGAGCGTCCAGAACGTCTCGCGGCTCGGCGTTTTGGAGCTCGTCGTGGAGGTGGACGGTCGCCCTGTCTGCGCTTTCATGGCCGACGGCATGCTCATCTCCACGCCGACCGGGTCCACTGCGTACGCGTATTCGGCGGGCGGGCCGATTGTGTGGCCGGACCTTGAAGCGCTGCTTCTGGTCCCGAGCAATGCGCACGCGCTGTTCACCCGCCCTATGGTGACGAGCCCGAAGGCGTGTATCGCGGTGGAGCCGACCGATGGCGGCCGCGACGGCGTCGTGGTCTGCGACGGTCGCCGGGAGATCTTCCTGCCGCCCAAGGGCCGGGTCGAGCTGCGCCGAGGCAGCACGCCGGTGCATTGGGCGCGCATCGACACGGTGCCGTTCGCCGACCGGCTCGTGCGCAAGTTCGAGCTGCCCGTGACTGGTTGGCGTGGACGGGGCGGCAAGCATGCTCAGTGA
- a CDS encoding TlyA family RNA methyltransferase, giving the protein MADATTRLDRELVRRGLARSREQAGSLIAQGRVFAGGKLAKKPACAVSEGTEVRVESDPAEPDWASRAGGKIAGALEQLGVAVAGRRCLDAGAAHGGFTDVLLRLGASSVAAVDVGHGQLLARLREDPRVAVFDGVNVRHMTEETIGGQVDLAVADLSFISLRLVLPALASCVRPFGELVVMVKPQFEVAKHEIGRGGVVRDARARTAAVLAVADAAAAVGLTVLGTAVSPVAGRNGNLEAFLWLRKSPGDHDSAPLIRAGLADWDSDA; this is encoded by the coding sequence ATGGCTGACGCCACGACGCGGCTCGACCGCGAACTCGTGCGCAGAGGTCTCGCCCGTTCTCGCGAGCAAGCGGGTTCGCTGATCGCCCAGGGCCGGGTGTTCGCGGGCGGCAAACTCGCCAAAAAGCCCGCATGCGCGGTTTCCGAAGGGACCGAGGTGCGAGTGGAGTCGGACCCGGCCGAACCGGATTGGGCTTCCCGAGCTGGCGGGAAAATCGCCGGAGCCCTCGAACAGCTCGGCGTGGCAGTGGCCGGGCGCCGGTGCCTGGACGCGGGAGCTGCGCACGGCGGCTTCACCGATGTGCTGCTCCGTCTCGGCGCTTCGTCGGTCGCCGCCGTGGATGTGGGGCATGGCCAGCTTCTTGCTCGTCTGCGCGAAGATCCGAGGGTCGCGGTGTTCGACGGGGTCAATGTGCGGCACATGACCGAGGAGACGATTGGCGGCCAGGTCGACCTCGCCGTCGCCGACCTCTCTTTCATTTCCCTTCGCCTGGTGCTGCCCGCGCTCGCTTCGTGCGTGCGGCCCTTCGGCGAGCTGGTCGTCATGGTCAAACCCCAGTTCGAAGTCGCCAAGCACGAGATCGGGCGCGGCGGGGTGGTTCGCGACGCCCGTGCCCGGACAGCCGCTGTGCTCGCCGTCGCCGACGCCGCCGCAGCGGTCGGGTTGACGGTTCTCGGCACAGCCGTCAGCCCGGTGGCGGGGCGCAACGGGAACCTCGAAGCCTTCCTCTGGTTGCGCAAATCGCCTGGGGACCACGATTCTGCGCCACTGATCCGCGCTGGGCTGGCAGACTGGGACAGCGATGCGTGA
- a CDS encoding DNA-3-methyladenine glycosylase produces MVDIRASLAAHPVAVARRILGAQIVCRDASARIVEVEAYGSDPAGLWPDPAAHSYPGPTPRNRIMFGPAGRLYVYRSMGLHVCANVVTGPEGCGSGVLIRSGEIISGHQGVQARRRGIADPVRWARGPGNFGQALGVTLADAGADLLDPNSPLRLQFGEPVPDDQISTGPRVGISKAAARPWRLWISDSKAVSPFRPGGRKKRAASFEKIDS; encoded by the coding sequence GTGGTGGACATTCGCGCCTCGCTTGCCGCACATCCGGTCGCAGTAGCCCGCCGAATTCTCGGCGCGCAGATCGTCTGCCGTGACGCCTCGGCCCGGATTGTGGAGGTCGAAGCCTACGGCTCTGACCCAGCGGGTTTGTGGCCCGATCCCGCCGCGCATTCCTACCCCGGCCCGACGCCGAGGAACAGGATCATGTTCGGCCCGGCTGGCCGCCTCTACGTGTATCGCAGCATGGGGCTGCATGTTTGCGCGAACGTCGTGACTGGCCCGGAGGGGTGCGGCAGCGGGGTGCTCATCCGCTCGGGGGAAATCATCTCCGGGCACCAGGGCGTGCAAGCGCGCCGTCGCGGGATCGCGGACCCCGTCCGCTGGGCGAGGGGACCGGGGAACTTCGGACAAGCGCTGGGCGTCACGCTGGCCGACGCCGGGGCGGACCTGTTGGACCCGAACTCGCCCCTGCGGTTGCAGTTCGGCGAGCCCGTGCCTGACGACCAGATTTCCACAGGTCCCCGCGTGGGGATCAGCAAGGCTGCCGCCCGGCCTTGGCGGCTGTGGATCTCGGATTCGAAAGCTGTTTCCCCGTTCCGCCCTGGGGGAAGGAAGAAACGCGCCGCCTCATTTGAGAAGATCGACTCATGA
- a CDS encoding HAD-IIA family hydrolase, which yields MTTLAEQHDHLLLDLDGTLYHGPRPIESAVRALRGGRVPVTYVTNNASRSPADVAAALAAMGYEASAHDVATSAQAAAELLAERLDEGARVLVVGAEALADEVRLRGLVPVRAFAEAPHAVVQGHSPQTDWSQLAEAALAIRAGALWVACNVDPTLPTDRGLLPGNGSMVAALRTATDQEPEIAGKPAAALLQAALRRRPARSPLVVGDRLDTDIAGANAVGLPSLLVLTGVSTPEDVLAAEADLRPTYVAQDLSALGRDADSSSYGSWCAGVTNIR from the coding sequence GTGACGACTCTGGCAGAGCAGCACGACCATCTGCTCCTCGACCTCGACGGCACGCTCTACCACGGTCCGAGGCCCATCGAGAGCGCGGTGCGAGCATTGCGCGGCGGGCGTGTCCCGGTCACGTATGTCACCAACAACGCGAGCCGTTCCCCGGCCGATGTGGCCGCGGCGTTGGCCGCTATGGGATATGAGGCCTCGGCGCACGACGTGGCGACCAGCGCCCAAGCCGCCGCGGAACTGCTCGCCGAGCGGCTTGACGAAGGCGCTCGGGTCCTCGTCGTCGGCGCCGAGGCGCTGGCGGACGAGGTGCGCTTGCGCGGCCTTGTGCCGGTGCGGGCATTCGCCGAGGCTCCGCACGCGGTGGTGCAGGGCCATTCGCCGCAGACCGACTGGTCGCAGCTCGCCGAGGCGGCGCTCGCGATCCGCGCCGGCGCGCTCTGGGTGGCCTGCAACGTGGACCCGACATTGCCCACAGACAGGGGGCTGCTGCCCGGGAACGGCTCGATGGTGGCGGCTCTGAGGACTGCGACAGACCAGGAGCCCGAAATCGCGGGCAAGCCCGCGGCCGCGCTCCTGCAAGCCGCGCTGCGCCGACGTCCGGCGCGGTCCCCGTTGGTCGTCGGCGACCGGCTCGACACCGATATCGCAGGGGCGAACGCGGTCGGACTGCCGAGCCTGCTGGTGCTCACCGGGGTCAGCACGCCCGAGGACGTGCTGGCAGCCGAAGCGGATCTGCGCCCGACGTATGTCGCACAGGACCTCTCCGCGCTGGGGCGCGACGCGGACTCTTCGTCGTACGGCTCCTGGTGCGCTGGTGTCACCAATATCCGCTAA
- a CDS encoding cysteine desulfurase family protein: MSKQLDARSAASGAYLDHAASSALRPEAIAAMTDAFGLVGNAASVHAHGRAARRALEESRESVADRLGALPSEVVFTAGGTESDNLGLKGLYWARRAQRPSRDVVMTSAVEHHAVLDVVDWLVKSQGAQAVTLPVDRSGAVRPDALAAALAQWGERVALVSVMWGNNEVGTINPVAELAELANAADVPLHVDACQAVGQIPVGLAESGAAALSVAAHKFGGPVGAGALVLSRRHDAVALLHGGGHERGLRSGTSDLVAIRGMAAALDAATEDLAGSAARLARLRGRLAEGVLRLAPDALLNGAPLGAGRLPGNAHFSFPGCEGDSLLMLLDAAGVACSTGSACTAGVASASHVLLAMGVQQEVARASLRFSFGWNSAEEEVDLALRALPDAIARARAARPDSVPV; encoded by the coding sequence ATGTCCAAGCAGCTTGACGCAAGGTCCGCCGCCAGCGGCGCGTATTTGGACCACGCGGCGAGTTCCGCGTTGCGCCCGGAGGCTATTGCTGCGATGACCGATGCGTTCGGCCTCGTCGGCAATGCCGCTTCGGTGCACGCACATGGCCGCGCCGCCCGCCGCGCGCTTGAGGAGTCCCGCGAGTCGGTGGCTGATCGGCTGGGCGCGCTTCCTTCGGAAGTCGTCTTCACCGCCGGGGGCACAGAAAGCGACAATCTGGGGTTGAAGGGGCTGTATTGGGCGCGCCGGGCCCAGCGTCCGAGCCGTGACGTGGTGATGACGAGCGCGGTCGAGCACCATGCTGTGCTGGACGTTGTGGATTGGCTGGTGAAGAGCCAAGGCGCGCAGGCGGTGACCTTGCCCGTGGACCGCTCGGGCGCTGTGCGCCCCGACGCCCTCGCGGCGGCGCTGGCGCAGTGGGGCGAGCGTGTGGCCCTGGTGAGCGTCATGTGGGGGAACAACGAAGTCGGAACGATCAACCCGGTGGCCGAGCTCGCCGAATTGGCCAATGCCGCAGACGTTCCGTTGCATGTGGACGCCTGCCAGGCTGTGGGCCAAATCCCGGTGGGCCTCGCCGAGTCGGGGGCGGCCGCGCTGTCAGTGGCCGCGCACAAGTTCGGCGGCCCGGTCGGCGCGGGGGCGTTGGTGCTCTCCCGGCGCCATGACGCGGTCGCGCTGCTGCACGGCGGCGGCCACGAGCGGGGTTTGCGCTCCGGCACCTCGGACCTGGTGGCGATCCGGGGCATGGCTGCCGCGCTCGACGCGGCGACGGAGGATCTTGCGGGGTCGGCGGCCCGGCTTGCGCGACTGCGCGGCAGGTTGGCCGAAGGGGTGTTGCGGCTCGCGCCGGACGCCCTGCTCAACGGGGCCCCGTTGGGGGCGGGCAGGCTGCCGGGCAACGCGCATTTCAGCTTCCCCGGCTGCGAGGGGGACTCGCTGCTCATGTTGCTCGACGCGGCAGGGGTGGCGTGCTCGACGGGTTCGGCGTGCACGGCTGGTGTGGCTTCGGCCAGCCATGTCCTGCTGGCCATGGGTGTGCAACAGGAAGTCGCGCGGGCTTCGCTGCGTTTTTCCTTCGGCTGGAATTCGGCTGAGGAGGAGGTGGATCTCGCATTGCGGGCGCTGCCGGACGCGATTGCGCGCGCCAGAGCCGCCCGCCCGGACTCTGTCCCCGTGTGA
- a CDS encoding lysophospholipid acyltransferase family protein: MGVLPERLRPAPVQWYAWLAVGALGVRVRLRRAEDLPSIGSASGAGEIWAPQHTSWLDVVLLHALTRSTYVARSDLMGVPVLRTLAKRLRMIPIDRTKMRQLPGLVVEAGRRVAAGERVVVFPEATTWCGKHRGRFHPAFFEAAAATGARVRPIGIWYGDDAAAPDAAPCFVLDDNGLDSIRRIVRHRGVRANIWIGPALVGADRRELAELAERLVFGRLPEYAAQDVQAA, from the coding sequence GTGGGTGTGCTTCCGGAGCGGCTGCGTCCGGCCCCGGTGCAGTGGTACGCCTGGCTCGCGGTCGGCGCGCTCGGCGTGCGGGTTCGGTTGCGCAGGGCGGAAGATCTGCCGAGCATCGGCTCTGCGAGCGGCGCGGGGGAAATCTGGGCCCCGCAGCACACCTCCTGGCTCGACGTGGTTCTTTTGCACGCGCTCACCCGGTCCACATATGTCGCCCGCAGCGACCTCATGGGCGTCCCGGTGTTGCGGACACTTGCCAAGAGGCTCAGGATGATCCCCATCGACCGGACCAAAATGCGCCAGCTCCCCGGCTTGGTCGTCGAGGCCGGGCGCCGCGTCGCGGCGGGGGAGCGCGTTGTGGTCTTCCCCGAGGCGACGACCTGGTGCGGAAAGCACCGGGGGCGTTTTCACCCAGCATTCTTCGAAGCGGCGGCGGCAACCGGCGCGCGGGTGCGCCCGATCGGGATTTGGTACGGCGACGACGCGGCAGCGCCAGACGCCGCCCCGTGTTTCGTGCTCGACGACAACGGGCTCGATTCGATCCGGCGGATCGTGCGGCACCGGGGCGTTCGGGCGAACATCTGGATCGGCCCCGCGCTCGTGGGCGCGGACCGGCGCGAGCTCGCCGAACTCGCCGAGCGCCTGGTGTTCGGACGATTGCCCGAGTACGCTGCACAGGATGTCCAAGCAGCTTGA
- the tyrS gene encoding tyrosine--tRNA ligase has protein sequence MTVEQVAPLQELGWRGLIAQSTDEQALAGAFAKGPVTFYAGFDPTADSLHAGHLMLLLTARRLQRLGHRPVLLAGGATGLIGDPREVGERQLADEALVRERVERLKPQLTKFVEFDDSPTGAVLANNLDWTGQLSALDFLRDIGKHFSVNVMLARETIRKRLDGDGLSYTEFSYLLLQSNDYLQLHRKFGATLQLGGSDQWGNIVGGAELIRRIDGAHVHALTTPLVTSSDGVKLGKSTGGGSIWLDPEKTSPYAWYQYFLAVQDSDVGKYLRWFTDLDQAEAEELDEATAQRPHQRLAQRRLAQELTTIVHGAEELRRVEAASQALFGSGELKDLEPAALGQALAETPLAQVVPDGATSIVDLLVATGLCESRNAARRTVQEGGAWVNNQRVADAEWQPCEDDWLHGRWLVLRRGKRNFAGVSRLVG, from the coding sequence ATGACTGTTGAGCAAGTTGCGCCGTTGCAGGAACTCGGCTGGCGTGGGCTCATCGCCCAGTCCACCGACGAGCAGGCGCTCGCCGGGGCCTTCGCCAAGGGGCCGGTGACCTTTTACGCAGGCTTTGACCCCACCGCCGACAGCCTCCACGCCGGACACCTCATGCTGCTGCTGACCGCGCGCCGACTGCAACGGCTCGGCCACCGGCCGGTCCTGCTCGCGGGCGGGGCGACCGGGCTGATCGGGGACCCCAGGGAGGTGGGCGAGCGCCAGCTCGCCGACGAGGCGCTGGTCCGCGAGCGCGTCGAGCGGCTCAAGCCGCAGCTGACCAAGTTCGTCGAGTTCGACGACTCGCCGACAGGGGCGGTCTTGGCCAACAACTTGGACTGGACCGGGCAGCTGAGCGCTTTGGACTTCCTGCGCGACATCGGCAAGCATTTCTCGGTGAACGTGATGCTCGCGCGCGAGACCATTCGCAAACGCCTCGACGGCGACGGCCTCTCGTACACGGAGTTCAGCTACTTGCTTTTGCAGTCCAACGACTACTTGCAGCTGCACCGCAAGTTCGGGGCGACGCTGCAGCTCGGCGGATCGGACCAGTGGGGCAACATCGTCGGCGGCGCGGAGCTCATCCGCAGGATCGACGGCGCCCACGTCCACGCCCTCACCACCCCATTGGTGACTTCGTCCGACGGCGTGAAACTCGGCAAGTCCACCGGCGGCGGCAGCATCTGGCTGGACCCGGAAAAAACCAGCCCGTACGCGTGGTACCAGTATTTCCTCGCTGTTCAGGACTCCGATGTGGGCAAGTACCTCCGCTGGTTCACCGACCTCGACCAGGCCGAGGCGGAAGAACTGGACGAGGCCACCGCGCAGCGCCCGCATCAGCGCCTCGCCCAACGGCGGCTCGCCCAGGAGCTGACCACAATCGTCCACGGCGCCGAGGAGCTGCGCCGGGTCGAGGCGGCGAGCCAGGCGCTCTTTGGCTCGGGCGAGCTCAAAGACCTCGAACCGGCAGCGTTGGGGCAGGCTTTGGCGGAGACGCCGCTCGCCCAGGTCGTGCCCGACGGCGCGACGAGCATTGTGGATTTGCTGGTGGCGACGGGGCTCTGCGAGTCGCGCAATGCGGCCAGGCGGACTGTGCAAGAAGGCGGGGCTTGGGTGAACAACCAACGCGTCGCCGACGCCGAATGGCAGCCGTGCGAGGACGACTGGTTGCATGGGCGGTGGTTGGTGCTGCGACGGGGCAAGCGCAATTTCGCCGGAGTTTCGCGTCTTGTTGGTTGA